In Plasmodium falciparum 3D7 genome assembly, chromosome: 5, the following proteins share a genomic window:
- a CDS encoding 40S ribosomal protein S11 → MASKKVKTPQPETAIVSGPQPKEGELVFGVAHIFASFNDTFIHVTDLSGRETLVRITGGMKVKADRDESSPYAAMMAAQDVAARLKELGVTAIHIKLRASGGTKSKTPGPGAQSALRALARSGLKIGRIEDVTPIPTDSTRKKSGRRGRRL, encoded by the exons atggcatcaaaaaaagtaaaaacaCCTCAACCTGAAACAGCTATTGTTTCTGGTCCTCAACCAAAAGAAGGAGAATTAGTTTTTGGTGTGGCTCATATTTTTGCATCTTTTAACGATACATTTATACACGTAACAGATTTAAGTGGAAGAGAAACTTTAGTTAGAATTAcag GTGGAATGAAAGTTAAAGCTGATAGAGATGAATCTAGTCCATACGCTGCTATGATGGCTGCTCAAGATGTAGCTGCAAGGCTAAAAGAATTAGGAGTTACAGCTATCCATATTAAACTAAGAGCCTCCGGTGGTACTAAATCTAAGACCCCTGGTCCAGGAGCCCAATCAGCCTTAAG agCTTTAGCACGTTCCGGATTAAAAATAGGAAGAATTGAAGATGTAACTCCCATCCCAACAGATTCTACAAGAAAAAAGTCTGGAAGAAGAGGAAGACgtttataa
- a CDS encoding tRNA pseudouridine synthase, putative: MNKFFPLLVCVSLIFFFLKLSINAKKIFKKNIKNKPFILKKSNNINGIYFIKSKLNKIENKKNKNKKMKLFCDHNDNVNRMEQQNNSVNVSKDNSSFIFSNRKKLTNLLLIVNYDGTNYNGWTGLENSSEVYLNALQNYKNKKKTERQKNIERKKYSTVQNNILDCILKLHGYKYIHNNNNNEHICNSYKVGDTDNYNNAHHNDYNQNNVNGIINNKPFEFIGVSRTDKGVHAKEYICQYISYEKEPPCDGDMEHIKRSLNSLLNKDIKILAVLKSPHDHFNIRFHNSGKIYTYNLDIRNPSQPLERNYAWQLYDDPRFFFLSKKTNKHKKEGTPNSIHNAQQTCTTPGDKNGRKALYIANKKEEDLKYIYDDELSLLFGENYIPNGTYDDENLSDEKQNCLDCENISTNHISSSNDPPNDNICLSNDLPNDNICLSNDLPNDNICLSNDLPNDNICLSNDLPNDNICLSNDLPNDNICLSNDLPNDNISPSNDLPNDNISPSNDLPNDNISPSNDPPSFYHKNMKSSYNDISHSMKIINKEKEIRSVIPCDINKIKECAKLFIGHHNFECFRGTLKGTEKLRKINTFCTIHFLDVYELKNNLYQFVIQGDRFLYHMIRIIVGTLVQVGVGLLNVEDVRDALHLCKPLKVKLCAPSQGLCLNKILLQEPLDKLIGSALISN; encoded by the coding sequence atgaataaattttttcCACTACTTGTTTGTGTAagcttaatttttttttttttaaaattatccaTCAACGctaagaaaatatttaagaaaaatataaaaaataaaccattcatattaaaaaagtctaacaatataaatggaatttattttattaaatcaaaattaaataaaatagaaaataaaaaaaataagaataaaaaaatgaaattattttGCGATCATAATGATAATGTCAATAGAATGGAACAACAAAATAATAGTGTAAATGTATCTAAGGATAAcagttcatttattttttcgaaTCGTAAGAAGTTAACAAACTTACTTCTAATAGTTAATTATGATGGTACGAATTATAATGGTTGGACAGGATTAGAAAATAGTAGTGAAGTATATTTGAATGCTctacaaaattataaaaataaaaaaaaaacagagcgtcaaaaaaatatcgaaagaaaaaaatatagtacTGTTCAGAATAATATTTTGGattgtatattaaaattacatgggtataaatatattcacaataataataataatgagcaTATTTGTAATAGTTATAAAGTTGGTGATacagataattataataatgctcatcataatgattataaccaaaataatgtaaatggtattataaataataaaccCTTTGAATTTATAGGAGTTAGTAGAACGGATAAAGGTGTACATGCgaaagaatatatttgtcaatatatatcatatgaaAAAGAACCACCATGTGATGGTGATATGGAACACATAAAAAGATCATTGAACAGTCtattaaataaagatataaaaatattagcTGTCCTAAAAAGCCCACATGATCATTTCAATATTAGATTTCATAATTCTGGAAAAATTTATACTTATAATTTAGATATTAGAAATCCTAGTCAACCCTTAGAAAGAAATTATGCATGGCAGCTTTATGACGATCCAAGGTTTTTCTTcttatcaaaaaaaacaaataaacataaGAAGGAAGGAACACCGAATAGTATACATAATGCACAACAGACCTGTACAACACCAGGAGACAAAAATGGTAGGAAGGCCTTATATATAGCtaacaaaaaagaagaagatttaaaatatatttatgatgatGAGTTAAGTCTTCTCTTTGGCGAAAATTATATTCCTAATGGAACATATGATGACGAAAATTTGTCAGATGAGAAACAAAATTGTTTAGATTGTGAAAATATATCTACTAATCATATATCTAGTAGTAATGATCCACCTAATGATAACATATGCCTTAGTAATGATCTAcctaatgataatatatgcCTTAGTAATGATCTACCTAATGATAACATATGCCTTAGTAATGATCTACCTAATGATAACATATGCCTTAGTAATGATCTAcctaatgataatatatgcCTTAGTAATGATCTAcctaatgataatatatgcCTTAGTAATGATTTACCTAATGATAACATATCCCCTAGTAATGATCTACCTAATGATAACATATCCCCTAGTAATGATCTACCTAATGATAACATATCACCTAGTAATGATCCTCCCTCTTTTTaccataaaaatatgaaaagttCATATAACGACATAAGCCACAgcatgaagataataaataaagaaaaagaaataaggTCAGTAATACCATgtgatattaataaaataaaagaatgtGCCAAGTTATTTATCGGCCATCATAATTTTGAATGTTTTCGTGGAACCTTAAAAGGAACAGagaaattaagaaaaatcAATACTTTCTGTACGATTCATTTTTTAGATGTATATgagttaaaaaataatttatatcaaTTTGTTATACAGGGGGATcgatttttatatcatatgatTAGAATTATTGTAGGTACACTAGTCCAAGTCGGTGTTGGTCTTTTAAATGTAGAAGATGTAAGAGATGCATTACATTTATGTAAGCCTCTTAAAGTTAAATTGTGTGCACCTTCGCAAGGGTTATGtttgaataaaatattattacaagaGCCACTGGATAAATTAATAGGTTCGGCTTTAATATCAAATTAA
- a CDS encoding phosducin-like protein 1, putative encodes MSTTNPTRETTEWDDLQRKFGNLPPLPKEIKEEEIYLENLEKLEEENILDKKNLNELNDIEEKCIDDEYLKIIEKYKNDRINEINRMKAEDIYGEVFEISKENFLTDINEASKKNPLNNNNNDDDDNNNDDNNNNYNSDNYNSDNYNNKQSKRKPKGTHVLLHLYSENVISCKVLNNILKELAQKHKYIKFTKGIYNRIIENYPENKLPTILIYYNGTCIHQICNVLDHIKGGLNNLNMPTFEKFINKYHIFRTCHNNMYNSKDNNSDNYDDEDELNKKNIRTQKQYTSFNMFYNKNKGNQHYDNSDNSSVEDKEIHSRGYASSYLDSKLRLNKF; translated from the coding sequence ATGTCGACGACCAACCCTACGAGAGAAACAACCGAATGGGATGACCTGCAAAGAAAATTCGGGAACTTACCGCCACTTccaaaagaaataaaagaagaagaaatatatcTAGAAAATCTTGAAAAACTTGAAGaggaaaatattttagaTAAGAAAAATTTGAATGAACTAAATGATATTGAAGAGAAATGTATAGACGATGAATATTTAAAGATTAtcgaaaaatataaaaatgatagaaTTAATGAAATCAATCGTATGAAAGCTGAAGATATATATGGTGAGGTTTTTGAAATATCAAAAGAAAACTTCCTTACAGATATTAATGAGGCAAGTAAAAAAAACCCactcaataataataataatgatgatgatgataataataatgatgataataataataattataatagtgataattataatagtgataattataataataaacaatcAAAAAGAAAACCGAAAGGAACTCATGTccttttacatttatattcaGAGAATGTTATTTCTTGTAaagtattaaataatattttaaaagaattagcacaaaaacataaatatataaaatttaccAAAGGTATATATAATCGTATCATAGAAAATTACCCCGAAAATAAATTACCAaccattttaatttattataatggtACATGTATTCATCAAATATGTAATGTATTAGATCATATCAAAGGTggattaaataatttaaatatgccAACTTTTGAAaagtttataaataaatatcatatCTTTAGGACATGTCATAATAACATGTACAATTCTAAAGATAATAACAgtgataattatgatgatgaggatgaattaaacaaaaaaaatatacgaacacaaaaacaatatacatcttttaatatgttttataataaaaataagggaAATCAACACTATGATAACTCAGATAATTCGTCTGTGGAAGATAAAGAAATTCATTCAAGAGGATATGCCTCATCATATTTGGACAGCAAATTAAGGTTAAACAAGttttaa